A window of Balearica regulorum gibbericeps isolate bBalReg1 chromosome Z, bBalReg1.pri, whole genome shotgun sequence contains these coding sequences:
- the FOXB2 gene encoding forkhead box protein B2 isoform X2, with the protein MPRPGKSSYSDQKPPYSYISLTAMAIQHSAEKMLPLSDIYKFIMERFPYYREHTQRWQNSLRHNLSFNDCFIKIPRRPDQPGKGSFWALHPDCGDMFENGSFLRRRKRFKVLRPEHHLPAPPGKVPGLAGSEAAVAAAAAAAAVGRLPQFSPYGSSQPSGFKHPFAIENIIGRDYKGVLQAGGLPLASVMHHLGYPVPSQLSSVVSSMWPHVGMMDSVAGVPVSPDYGPFGVPVKALCHPPAQTMPAVPVPIKPAPAMPAASAIPALTVAASQICPAASPGAASLLEQAANNAPEGKGSLHSVLVHS; encoded by the exons ATGCCCAGGCCGGGGAAGAGCTCGTACAGCGACCAGAAGCCGCCCTACTCCTACATCTCCCTGACGGCCATGGCCATCCAGCACTCGGCCGAGAAGATGCTGCCCCTGAGCGACATCTACAAGTTCATCATGGAGCGGTTTCCCTACTACCGGGAGCACACGCAGCGCTGGCAGAACTCCCTCCGCCACAATCTCTCCTTCAACGACTGCTTCATCAAAATCCCGCGCCGCCCCGACCAGCCGGGCAAGGGCAGCTTCTGGGCGCTGCATCCGGACTGCGGGGACATGTTTGAAAACGGCAGCTTCCTCCGCCGCCGTAAGCGCTTCAAGGTCCTGCGCCCCGAGCATCACctgcccg ctccacCGGGCAAGGTGCCGGGGCTGGCGGGCTCCGAGGCGGCTGTggccgccgccgcggccgccgccgccgtggGGAGGCTGCCGCAGTTCTCGCCCTAcgggagcagccagccctcGGGCTTCAAGCATCCCTTCGCCATCGAGAACATCATCGGCAGAGATTACAAGGGCGTGCTGCAGGCCGGCGGGCTGCCGCTGGCCTCGGTGATGCACCACCTGGGCTACCCGGTGCCCAGCCAGCTCAGCAGCGTGGTGAGCTCCATGTGGCCGCACGTGGGGATGATGGACTCCGTGGCCGGCGTGCCCGTGTCCCCCGACTACGGACCCTTCGGGGTGCCCGTAAAGGCGCTCTGCCACCCGCCGGCACAGACCATGCCCGCCGTCCCGGTGCCCATCAAGCCGGCGCCAGCGATGCCCGCCGCCTCGGCCATCCCCGCTCTGACGGTCGCCGCTTCGCAGATCTGCCCCGCCGCTTCCCCGGGCGCTGCTTCGCTGCTGGAACAGGCCGCGAACAACGCTCCCGAGGGCAAGGGCTCCCTCCACTCCGTCCTGGTGCACTCCTAA
- the FOXB2 gene encoding forkhead box protein B2 isoform X1, with the protein MPRPGKSSYSDQKPPYSYISLTAMAIQHSAEKMLPLSDIYKFIMERFPYYREHTQRWQNSLRHNLSFNDCFIKIPRRPDQPGKGSFWALHPDCGDMFENGSFLRRRKRFKVLRPEHHLPGGGGPGGGAGGGGPGKPPAPAPHMVHYFHPHPPPPPPPPPGKVPGLAGSEAAVAAAAAAAAVGRLPQFSPYGSSQPSGFKHPFAIENIIGRDYKGVLQAGGLPLASVMHHLGYPVPSQLSSVVSSMWPHVGMMDSVAGVPVSPDYGPFGVPVKALCHPPAQTMPAVPVPIKPAPAMPAASAIPALTVAASQICPAASPGAASLLEQAANNAPEGKGSLHSVLVHS; encoded by the coding sequence ATGCCCAGGCCGGGGAAGAGCTCGTACAGCGACCAGAAGCCGCCCTACTCCTACATCTCCCTGACGGCCATGGCCATCCAGCACTCGGCCGAGAAGATGCTGCCCCTGAGCGACATCTACAAGTTCATCATGGAGCGGTTTCCCTACTACCGGGAGCACACGCAGCGCTGGCAGAACTCCCTCCGCCACAATCTCTCCTTCAACGACTGCTTCATCAAAATCCCGCGCCGCCCCGACCAGCCGGGCAAGGGCAGCTTCTGGGCGCTGCATCCGGACTGCGGGGACATGTTTGAAAACGGCAGCTTCCTCCGCCGCCGTAAGCGCTTCAAGGTCCTGCGCCCCGAGCATCACctgcccggcggcggcgggccgggcggtggggcggggggcggcggcccCGGCAAGCCCCCGGCGCCCGCCCCGCACATGGTGCACTACTTCCACCCgcacccgccgccgccgccgccgcctccacCGGGCAAGGTGCCGGGGCTGGCGGGCTCCGAGGCGGCTGTggccgccgccgcggccgccgccgccgtggGGAGGCTGCCGCAGTTCTCGCCCTAcgggagcagccagccctcGGGCTTCAAGCATCCCTTCGCCATCGAGAACATCATCGGCAGAGATTACAAGGGCGTGCTGCAGGCCGGCGGGCTGCCGCTGGCCTCGGTGATGCACCACCTGGGCTACCCGGTGCCCAGCCAGCTCAGCAGCGTGGTGAGCTCCATGTGGCCGCACGTGGGGATGATGGACTCCGTGGCCGGCGTGCCCGTGTCCCCCGACTACGGACCCTTCGGGGTGCCCGTAAAGGCGCTCTGCCACCCGCCGGCACAGACCATGCCCGCCGTCCCGGTGCCCATCAAGCCGGCGCCAGCGATGCCCGCCGCCTCGGCCATCCCCGCTCTGACGGTCGCCGCTTCGCAGATCTGCCCCGCCGCTTCCCCGGGCGCTGCTTCGCTGCTGGAACAGGCCGCGAACAACGCTCCCGAGGGCAAGGGCTCCCTCCACTCCGTCCTGGTGCACTCCTAA